The Papilio machaon chromosome 25, ilPapMach1.1, whole genome shotgun sequence genome contains a region encoding:
- the LOC106710403 gene encoding juvenile hormone epoxide hydrolase-like, producing MNTEFQLKKNNNSFSDQCVRVSSRGWTCALFVHFKVKMARLLLVLLLVVLGAPVYFLFFKSPPAPPEIDLDEWWGPDQLKTKHDTSIKPFKVKFDETMIKDLKDRLKSHRPYVPPLEGVGFEYGFNSKQMNSWVKYWAEEYPFAEREQVFNKYPQFKTNIQGLDIHFIRVKPEVPAGVQTVPLLLLHGWPGSVREFDAAIPLLTAVSKDRDFALELIVPSLPGYGFSSPAVRPGLGADKMAVVFRNLMHRLGFKKYYIQGGDWGGIITGNMATLFPQDVLGYHSNIAFSMTPRTTLIQILGSIYPPLVIRSDLADRMYPLSKKFSNLVEEMGYLHIQSTKPDTVGVALTDSPSGLLAYILEKFSTWTKPEYKLLADGGLYSRFTKEQLIDNLMMYWSSNSITTAMRLYSETFNKRYFGLKIDEIPTPVPTWFLQAKNEISYLPGWILKLKYINLINETIVDDGGHFFAMEMPKFFSEDVLKAIGEFRKWHKQNNIKTEL from the exons ATGAATACAgaatttcaattgaaaaaaaataacaactcaTTCAGTGATCAGTGTGTTCGCGTTTCTTCTCGGGGATGGACGTGTGCTTTGTTCGTGCACTTCAAGGTCAAG ATGGCGCGATTACTATTGGTGCTGCTACTAGTGGTGCTGGGCGCGCCAGTATACTTCCTCTTCTTCAAGAGCCCTCCCGCGCCACCAGAAATCGATCTTGACGAATGGTGGGGGCCCGATCAACTGAAGACGAAGCATGACACCAGCATTAAGCCATTTAAAGTCAAGTTCGATGAAACT ATGATAAAAGACCTAAAAGACCGTTTGAAGTCACATCGGCCATACGTCCCGCCGTTAGAGGGCGTCGGCTTCGAGTATGGGTTCAACAGCAAGCAGATGAACAGCTGGGTCAAGTACTGGGCCGAGGAGTATCCCTTCGCTGAGCGCGAGCAAGTTTTCAACAAATACCCACAGTTCAAGACTAACATTCAAGGTCTGGATATTCACTTCATCAGGGTCAAACCTGAG GTGCCAGCTGGAGTCCAGACAGTTCCCTTATTGCTATTGCACGGCTGGCCGGGTTCAGTACGAGAGTTCGACGCGGCCATTCCTCTACTCACAGCTGTCAGCAAGGACAGGGATTTTGCCCTCGAACTCATAGTGCCTAGCTTGCCTGGATATGGATTCTCTTCT CCGGCAGTACGCCCTGGTCTCGGCGCTGACAAGATGGCCGTCGTGTTCAGGAATCTGATGCATCGACTTGGCTTCAAGAAGTACTACATCCAGGGAGGAGACTGGGGAGGAATCATCACTGGTAACATGGCTACTCTATTCCCACag GATGTTCTCGGCTATCATTCAAACATCGCGTTCTCGATGACTCCAAGAACCACGTTGATTCAAATCCTGGGATCTATCTACCCACCTCTAGTGATAAGGTCTGATTTGGCAGACCGCATGTATCCATTGTCTAAGAAATTCTCCAATCTTGTTGAAGAAATGGGATACTTACATATTCAATCAACCAAACCAGATACTGTTG GTGTAGCACTCACTGACTCTCCATCTGGTCTTTTGGCCTACATCCTGGAGAAGTTCTCGACATGGACGAAGCCGGAGTACAAACTCCTAGCCGACGGCGGCCTTTACTCAAGGTTCACTAAGGAACAGCTAATAGACAACCTGATGATGTACTGGTCCAGCAACTCCATAACTACGGCTATGAGATTGTACTCGGAGACATTCAACAAAAGATATTTTGGATTGAAAATTGACGA GATCCCAACACCAGTACCAACTTGGTTCCTACAAGCTAAGAACGAGATCTCTTACCTACCAGGTTGGATTTTGAagcttaaatatataaacctCATAAATGAGACCATAGTAGATGATGGTGGTCACTTCTTCGCCATGGAGATGCCGAAATTCTTCTCCGAAGACGTCCTCAAAGCGATCGGGGAGTTCAGAAAATGGCACAAACAGAACAATATTAAGACTGAACTGTAA
- the LOC106709995 gene encoding juvenile hormone epoxide hydrolase-like, translating into MLGIIFLLIILAIAYKVWSSQNKEPPQIPRLDPQEWWGPNELKGKEDKSIRPFQVQFTDEMINDLKNRLKNRRPFTPPLEGVGFEYGFNTKSIDYWLNYWAEEYPFKEREAFFNKFPHYKTNIQGLDIHFIRVKPQVPSNVEVLPLLIMHGWPGSVREFYEAIPLLTQRAPGYNFAFEVIVPSLPGYGFSDAAVRPGLATPRIAVIFKNLMSRLGFDKFYLQGGDWGAGIGASMVTLFPDVVLGYHTNMAMAQNGKSALKTILGAYLPSLVVEKHLASRMYPLSSIFAFFMEEFGYFHLQATKPDTIGVGLTDSPSGLLAYILEKFFLWTRREHRNKVDGGHGFRFTKEQLIDCLMVYWTTGCITTSMRLYAEDLSKKNRDLGLSNFTTPVPTWAFQAKTEIIYQPPGILKTKFINLLGTTVLEDGGHFLAFELPQIFADDIFKAVDAFRNWRK; encoded by the exons atgtTGGGAATCATATTTCTACTTATTATCCTTGCAATAGCATATAAAGTATGGTCATCACAAAACAAGGAGCCACCTCAAATACCTCGCTTGGACCCTCAGGAGTGGTGGGGACCCAATGAACTTAAAGGAAAAGAGGACAAAAGCATCAGACCCTTCCAAGTGCAATTTACTGATGAG ATGATAAATGACCTTAAAAATCGTTTGAAGAATCGTCGTCCGTTCACGCCGCCTCTAGAGGGCGTTGGCTTCGAATACGGGTTCAATACGAAATCTATTGACTACTGGCTGAACTACTGGGCTGAGGAGTATCCGTTCAAAGAACGGGAGGCTTTCTTCAACAAGTTCCCGCATTACAAGACCAATATCCAGGGTCTGGATATACATTTCATCAGGGTCAAACCTCAG GTGCCGTCAAATGTAGAAGTACTACCCCTACTGATAATGCACGGGTGGCCGGGCTCCGTGCGGGAGTTCTACGAAGCTATACCTTTACTCACACAACGAGCCCCAGGCTACAACTTTGCGTTTGAAGTCATAGTTCCTAGCTTACCTGGATATGGATTCTCTGAT GCGGCAGTTCGTCCTGGTCTGGCAACGCCGCGGATAGCTGTGATTTTCAAGAACTTGATGAGTAGACTTGGCTTTGACAAGTTCTATTTACAAGGCGGTGACTGGGGCGCCGGTATTGGCGCATCTATGGTCACACTCTTCCCTGATGTTGTTTTAGGTTACCACACTAATATGGCCATGGCTCAA aacgGAAAGTCTGCgcttaaaacaatattaggGGCGTATTTGCCTTCATTAGTGGTAGAGAAGCATCTAGCAAGCCGCATGTATCCTCTGTCTTCTATCTTCGCGTTCTTTATGGAAGAATTCGGTTATTTCCATCTGCAGGCGACTAAACCTGATACAATTG GTGTAGGCTTAACTGATTCTCCATCTGGTCTTCTGGCTTACATCCTTGAGAAGTTCTTCTTGTGGACGCGTCGCGAGCATCGTAACAAAGTCGACGGCGGCCACGGGTTTCGGTTTACTAAAGAACAGCTCATTGATTGCCTCATGGTCTACTGGACTACTGGCTGCATCACTACATCCATGAGACTGTATGCTGAAGATTTAAGCAAGAAAAATCGAGATCTGGGATTGAGTAA CTTTACAACACCGGTGCCAACATGGGCGTTCCAAGCGAAAACCGAAATAATATACCAGCCTCCCGGCATTCTAAAGACGAAATTCATCAATCTGTTGGGAACCACAGTTTTAGAAGATGGCGGACATTTCCTCGCATTTGAATTACCTCAGATATTTGCTGATGATATTTTCAAAGCTGTAGACGCTTTTAGAAACTGGCGCAAATAa
- the LOC106710454 gene encoding juvenile hormone epoxide hydrolase — protein MEVIAASMPGFAFSDGSVRPGFGVDKMAVVLRNLMHRLGHKKFYVHGADWGSVVMSNMATFFPNEVLGYHSSMPTVMSPLQAFARIVGDYFPSLVVREEVADRMYPLSNFFNKIVRESGYFHLQATKPDTVDIALTDSPAGLLAYYFEKISVGTRHHYRNRTDGGLELHYTKEQLIDNLMVYWVSNSVATAGRIYAESFGPRYFSLRMDSIPSSVPAWILQAKYEISYIPPWMYKLKFPNLVNETVLDTGGHFLALELPLVLAADIDRAMVEFRRLQNKGKREEL, from the exons ATGGAAGTGATAGCAGCTAGTATGCCTGGATTTGCATTCTCTGAT gGTTCTGTAAGACCTGGTTTCGGTGTTGACAAAATGGCAGTTGTGCTAAGAAATCTCATGCATAGACTTGGTCATAAGAAATTCTACGTGCACGGCGCCGATTGGGGTTCGGTTGTAATGAGTAATATGGCTACTTTCTTCCCAAat GAAGTTCTAGGTTACCACAGCAGTATGCCAACAGTAATGTCTCCACTGCAAGCATTTGCAAGAATAGTCGGTGATTATTTTCCTTCTCTGGTTGTGAGAGAAGAAGTTGCTGATAGAATGTATCCCCTATCTAATTTCTTCAATAAGATTGTACGAGAGTCAGGATATTTCCATCTTCAGGCGACGAAACCTGATACTGTCG ATATAGCACTAACAGATTCACCTGCTGGCCTACTCGCGTATTACTTCGAGAAGATATCAGTGGGTACCCGTCATCACTATCGCAACCGCACTGACGGTGGTTTAGAACTCCACTACACGAAAGAACAGCTAATAGACAACCTGATGGTGTACTGGGTTTCTAACTCTGTGGCTACTGCGGGAAGAATATACGCAGAGTCATTCGGTCCTAGATATTTCAGTCTACGTATGGACAG CATACCCTCGTCAGTGCCAGCGTGGATATTGCAAGCTAAATACGAGATATCTTACATACCGCCGTGGATGTACAAACTGAAGTTCCCTAATCTTGTGAACGAGACAGTTCTGGATACAGGAGGACATTTCCTAGCGCTGGAACTACCACTTGTGTTGGCAGCGGATATTGATAGAGCTATGGTTGAGTTTCGACGCTTGCAGAATAAGGGAAAACGAGAAGAATTGTAA
- the LOC106710418 gene encoding juvenile hormone epoxide hydrolase, translating to MARFLLLVLTTIVVFLVYFLYLKAPPPLPKLDVNEWWGPEELKTRQDVSIRPFKIEFSNSMIEDLRMRLKRHRPSPPPLEGVGFEYGFNSKQTDKWLKYWGEQYPFKEREKFLNQFPQFKTNIQGLDIHFIRVKPEVPKGIEIVPMLLLHGWPGSVREFYEAIPRLTSFSKDRDFAIEVIAPSLVGFGYSDAAVRSGLGTAQMAVVMRNLMKRLGFDKFYIQGGDWGSVVGGHLATLFPEDVLGYHTNLPFSTAPSSLIIPILASVYPSLVFNQQEIDRIYPLTNYYSMLMEEMGYLHLHATKPDTIGIALTDSPSGLLIYILQMFSTWTCRKDVSLPDGGLDLHFSKEQIIDNIMFYWAPNSISTAIRLYAESFSKKHLDTKLDEIPSYVPTWVLQSKHEPLYQAPLVTRLKFPNILNVTVLNDGGHFVALELPKEFSDDVIQAIDKFRKRNNTQKTEL from the exons atggCTCGATTTTTACTCCTAGTGTTAACAACAATAGTGGTATTTTtggtttactttttatatctaaaagcCCCCCCACCATTGCCCAAATTAGACGTAAATGAATGGTGGGGGCCAGAGGAGTTGAAAACGAGACAGGATGTCAGCATAAGACCGTTCAAAATAGAATTTTCTAATTCG ATGATAGAAGACTTAAGAATGCGTCTGAAAAGACACAGACCATCTCCTCCACCATTGGAAGGGGTCGGCTTCGAATATGGATTCAACAGCAAACAAACTGACAAATGGCTCAAATACTGGGGGGAACAGTATCCATTCAAAGAAAGGGAAAAATTCCTTAACCAGTTTCCGCAGTTCAAGACTAACATACAAGGACTCGATATACACTTCATTAGAGTGAAACCTGAG GTTCCCAAAGGTATAGAAATAGTCCCGATGCTATTACTGCACGGCTGGCCGGGCTCAGTACGGGAGTTCTACGAGGCAATACCGCGGCTTACCTCCTTCAGCAAAGATCGAGACTTTGCTATAGAGGTTATAGCTCCTAGCTTAGTCGGCTTTGGATATTCTGAC GCAGCCGTCAGGTCCGGGCTGGGCACTGCGCAGATGGCTGTGGTGATGAGAAACCTGATGAAGAGACTCGGCTTTGATAAGTTCTACATTCAGGGTGGGGACTGGGGATCTGTGGTCGGAGGTCATCTCGCTACTCTATTTCCTGag GATGTCCTCGGGTACCACACCAACCTACCATTCTCTACAGCGCCCTCTAGTTTAATAATACCTATACTGGCATCTGTCTACCCTTCATTGGTCTTCAATCAGCAGGAGATTGACAGGATCTACCCATTAACTAACTATTACTCTATGTTAATGGAAGAAATGGGGTATCTACACTTACATGCAACCAAACCTGATACGATAG GTATAGCCCTAACAGATTCCCCGTCAGGTCTTTTAATCTACATCCTACAGATGTTCTCAACATGGACATGTAGAAAAGACGTCTCTTTGCCCGACGGTGGCCTCGACTTGCATTTCAGCAAAGAACAGATCATTGATAATATAATGTTCTATTGGGCACCTAATTCTATTAGCACAGCGATTAGATTATACGCTGAATCGTTCAGTAAGAAGCATTTGGATACTAAATTGGATGA AATACCTAGCTATGTACCAACTTGGGTGTTACAATCAAAGCACGAACCATTGTACCAAGCACCATTAGTCACAAGACTCAAGTTCCCTAACATATTAAACGTCACAGTATTGAATGATGGCGGCCATTTTGTAGCGTTAGAACTGCCGAAAGAATTCTCTGATGACGTCATCCAAGCTATTGATAAATTCAGAAAAAGGAATAATACGCAGAAGACTGaactataa